One genomic window of Limanda limanda chromosome 16, fLimLim1.1, whole genome shotgun sequence includes the following:
- the gjc4b gene encoding gap junction gamma-1 protein produces the protein MSWSFLTRLLDEISNHSTFVGKIWLTLLIVFRIVLTAVGGESIYYDEQSKFVCNTQQPGCENVCYDAFAPLSHIRFWVFQVIMITTPTIMYLGFAMHKIARMEDEDYRPRKRMPIVSRGANRDYEEAEDNGEEDPMILEEIEPDKEKEVVEKPSKKHDGRRRIKRDGLMKVYVFQLLSRAIFEVSFLFGQYILYGIEVVPSYVCTRSPCPHTVDCFVSRPTEKTIFLLIMYAVSALCLLFTLLEILHLGISGVRDCFCAPRPSTPRHPALASQRSSICRQPSAPPGYNTALKKDPTGKMNFRDNLVDSGRESFGDEASSRELERLRRHLKLAQQHLDLAYQNESPSRSSSPESNGTAVEQNRLNFAQEKQSSTCEKGLRA, from the exons ATGAGCTGGAGCTTCCTCACACGGCTGTTGGATGAAATTTCCAATCATTCCACTTTTGTGGGTAAAATCTGGctcaccctcctcatcgtcTTCCGCATCGTGCTCACAGCGGTCGGGGGAGAATCCATCTATTATGATGAACAGAGTAAATTTGTGTGCAACACTCAGCAACCCGGTTGTGAGAACGTGTGCTATGACGCATTTGCGCCGCTGTCACATATTCGCTTTTGGGTGTTTCAGGTGATTATGATCACCACCCCCACCATCATGTACCTTGGCTTTGCTATGCATAAGATCGCCCGCATGGAGGACGAGGACTACCGGCCCAGGAAGAGGATGCCCATAGTGAGCCGCGGTGCCAACCGGGACTATGAGGAAGCAGAGGATAACGGGGAAGAGGACCCCATGATCCTGGAGGAGATTGAGCCTGACAAGGAAAAGGAGGTTGTGGAGAAGCCCAGCAAAAAGCACGATGGACGCCGCCGCATCAAGAGAGATGGTCTGATGAAGGTCTACGTGTTCCAGCTGCTATCACGTGCCATCTTTGAGGTCTCCTTCCTGTTTGGACAGTACATCCTTTATGGGATAGAAGTGGTGCCGTCCTATGTATGCACGCGCTCTCCCTGCCCGCACACAGTGGATTGCTTCGTCTCGCGTCCTACAGAGAAAACAATCTTCCTGCTCATAATGTACGCCGTCAGCGCCTTGTGTCTGCTCTTCACCTTGTTGGAGATCCTCCACCTTGGCATCAGCGGTGTTCGCGACTGCTTTTGTGCACCAAGGCCTTCCACACCCCGCCACCCAGCTCTGGCGAGCCAGAGATCCTCCATCTGCCGCCAGCCCTCTGCGCCTCCAGGCTACAACACAGCTCTGAAGAAGGACCCAACAGGAAAAATGAACTTTAGGGACAACCTGGTGGACTCGGGCCGCGAGTCGTTTGGGGACGAGGCTTCGTCACGGGAGCTGGAGAGGCTGCGCAGACACCTTAAACTTGCCCAGCAACATCTGGATCTGGCTTACCAGAACGAAAGCCCGTCACGCAGCAGCAGCCCGGAGTCCAATGGCACGGCAGTCGAGCAGAACAGATTAAACTTTGCCCAGgagaagcagagcagcacaTGTGAGAAAG GTCTCCGTGCGTAG
- the LOC133022081 gene encoding lactase/phlorizin hydrolase-like, with product MNLLWLVGLYAVCVCECWSSGVNGQEGFMLLAGPLNSNSEVNNAFDCSHPIPPGSRQYFEHLQSRGVTHFKVPLSWAQLLPTGLPSQPHQAVVTCYQTLLRQLLESGLQPLVVLHGSTVPEALRSRFGGWESRELLDMFQQYAEFAFQEFGELAESWLTLSDLGGAMRDWAPAAAPRPLQNILQLHSNIYKIYHQQFPEEGRRLSIGLRASDLEMIPQVKDTTMDFLSVHIEYNCASTSNFAEEMRNFQMSSGNLPVLIYKMTARDCSYNQFQLLGNILQVLNNNEPNIVGCDMMDILGKLDMQDTETSISEYTESRSSYHSVWHKFEAQTTRDLFLKESFPADFQWATSSESFKVEGGWSEGGKGETVWDRFGHGGLAFDNQTADLACESFNKVDYDVYLLRGLHVNTYQFSISWARIFPSGHRESQSEKGALYYDNLIDALIESGIQPVVTLYHWDLPQAIQDHGGWTNTSMVEAYKDYADFCFSRFGDRVKTWNTFSSPWVVSHAGYGTGEHPPGVNDYVVASYQATHNILKSHAEAWHVYNDKYRMKQGGKVGIALNSDWAEPLDPSRPEDIVAADRYLQFMLGWFAHPIFVDGDYPATFKTQIEEKKRLCPNSEPARLPVFTPEDRKRIHGTADFFGLNHYTSRLVNNRDGGCTAGPQGVGDFQAHVDPSWSSTASDLIYSTPWGLRRLLNYISTEYLNVNKVPIYITGNGMPTGYSGDTLNDISRIEYMRSYINEALKAIQLDGVNVQRFTVQSLMDGFEGPQGYSERFGLHHVNFDLPDRPRTPKQSAFFYSEVIEKNGFASKKQFFHAPDMTNTKSNKVSPMPPSTVPSQAKDVWRKFSKQTNFERKLYHYGTFPQGFRWAVSSSAYQIEGGWNADGKNSSIWDTFTQEPSNIPGSANGDVACDSYNRLDEDLYMLRALRVNSYRFSLSWSRIFPDGRRSSMNQKGVDYYNRLIDGLLAYNITPMVTLYHWDLPQALQDIGGWDNVDMIHIFNDYCDFCFDKFGDRVKFWMTFNQPQTIAWSGYGLGQIPPNVTNPGIAPYRVAHNLIKAHARAYHTYDDKYRTSQGGLVSIALNADWIEPKDVTVPREVVAADRALQFQLGWFAHPIFKNGDYPDAMKWQVGNKSELQGLSESRLPSFTEEEKSFIRGTADIFCVNHYTTKIARHATKRLTPHSYDFDKDLTEAEESDSPTTAISNQRAVAWGLRRLLNWIKEEYGDPEIYITENGVATESKTAWDDSARVFYFKTYVDEALKAHDLDGVKVKGYVAASLMDSFEWLNGYTIGFGLHHVDFTNPNRPRTPKYSAHFFYQVVKDNGFPKPDDDKMLYGHFRKDFIWSTATASYQIEGGWRADGKGLSIWDKFAHTPLRVSNDDNGDVACDSYNKVEEDVAILRQLKVTHYRFSISWPRVLPDGTTKHINEAGLNYYHRLVDALLAANIQPHITLFHWDLPQALQDIKGWENETIIDRFRDYADLIFSRLGHKVKFWITINEPYNVANIGHGYGAAAPGISFRPGTLPYIVGHNLLKAHAEAWHLYNDTYRAKQNGIISITINSDWSEPRNPYKQEDIDAAKRVVQFYIGWFAHPVFNGDYSNMMKTIIRDRSLAAGLPKSRLPEFSPEEIKRIKGTYDYFGFNHYTTVLAFPVDYGKLQHYDADRGAGTIADRTWLDSGSSWLKVSPFGFRRILNFIKEEYGNPPIIITENGMSERGPIDLNDNYRSYYYEQYINQALKANLLDGVDIRGYTAWSLMDNLEWATGFSERFGLFYVNRSDPELSRVAKSSVAAYSTIINCNGFPDPASGPHECLSPVPEGTSAPITDDRVKFLGMNLSTGDAETGLNTTFALLVVAVLGAIGSSVCFFRARNRSKKGL from the exons ATGAACCTGTTGTGGCTTGTGGGTCTGtatgccgtgtgtgtgtgtgagtgttggagCAGTGGGGTGAATGGACAGGAGGGCTTCATGCTCCTTGCTGGCCCCCTGAACTCCAACAGCGAGGTGAACAATGCTTTTGACTGCAGTCATCCCATACCTCCTGGCTCTAGACAGTACTTTGAGCACCTCCAGAGCAGAGGGGTGACCCACTTCAAGGTGCCACTGTCATGGGCTCAGCTTCTACCCACGGGCCTCCCCAGCCAGCCCCACCAGGCTGTGGTGACCTGTTACCAGACCCTGCTGAGACAGCTGCTGGAGTCGGGCCTTCAGCCTCTGGTTGTGCTCCACGGCTCCACTGTGCCGGAGGCTCTGAGGTCACGGTTTGGAGGCTGGGAGAGCCGGGAGCTGCTGGACATGTTTCAGCAGTAcgcagagtttgcctttcaggAGTTTGGAGAGCTGGCAGAGTCATGGCTGACACTGAGTGACCTAGGCGGCGCTATGCGGGATTGGGCGCCTGCGGCTGCTCCGCGGCCTCTGCAAAATATCCTGCAGCTCCATAGCAACATCTACAAGATCTACCatcaacagtttcctgaagaaG GGAGACGTCTGTCAATTGGTTTGAGAGCTAGTGATCTGGAAATGATTCCTCAGGTTAAAGATACAACA ATGGATTTCCTGTCAGTCCACATTGAATATAACTGTGCCTCAACGTCTAACTttgcagaggagatgaggaatTTCCAG ATGTCCAGTGGGAACCTGCCTGTACTGATATACAAGATGACAGCTCGTGATTGTTCTTACAATCAGTTCCAGCTCCTTGGCAATATCCTGCAAG TCCTGAACAACAATGAGCCGAACATTGTGGGATGTGACATGATGGATATTCTGGGTAAGCTAGACATGCAGGATACTGAAACCAG CATTTCAGAATACACCGAGTCCAGAAGCAGTTATCACAGTGTATGGCACAAGTTTGAGGCCCAGACCACGCGTGACCTTTTTCTCAAAGAATCCTTCCCTGCAGACTTCCAATGGGCTACGTCCAGTGAGTCCTTCAAGGTAGAAGGTGGCTGGTCAGAAGGGGGTAAGGGGGAGACAGTTTGGGATCGCTTCGGTCATGGAGGCCTGGCCTTTGACAATCAGACAGCTGATCTGGCCTGTGAAAGTTTCAACAAGGTGGATTATGATGTCTACCTCCTGCGAGGTCTTCATGTCAACACCTACCAGTTCTCCATCTCCTGGGCCCGTATTTTCCCATCAGGCCACAGAGAAAGCCAATCAGAGAAAGGGGCTCTCTACTATGACAACCTGATCGATGCGCTCATTGAGTCTGGCATACAACCTGTTGTCACTCTCTACCACTGGGATCTGCCTCAAGCAATCCAGGATCATGGTGGATGGACCAACACTTCCATGGTTGAAGCCTACAAGGACTATGCAGACTTCTGCTTCTCCAGGTTTGGAGACAGGGTCAAGACTTGGAACACATTCAGCAGCCCCTGGGTGGTGAGCCATGCTGGCTATGGCACTGGTGAGCACCCCCCTGGTGTAAATGATTATGTGGTTGCCTCCTATCAG GCCACTCACAATATACTCAAGTCTCATGCTGAGGCCTGGCATGTCTACAACGACAAGTACCGGATGAAACAAGGAGGAAAAGTTGGCATTGCATTGAATTCTGACTGGGCCGAGCCCCTGGACCCCTCCAGACCTGAAGACATAGTAGCTGCAGATCGCTACCTGCAGTTCATGCTGGGCTGGTTTGCACATCCCATATTTGTAGACGGAGATTATCCTGCAACATTCAAGACTCAaattgaagagaaaaaaagactgtgtcccaattctgagCCTGCAAGGCTTCCAGTTTTCACTCCTGAAGACAGGAAGAGGATCCATGGAACTGCAGACTTTTTCGGGTTAAACCACTATACCTCCAGGTTGGTCAACAATCGTGATGGTGGCTGCACCGCTGGTCCTCAGGGAGTTGGTGATTTCCAGGCTCATGTGGATCCATCGTGGTCTTCTACAGCTTCTGACTTGATATATTCAACACCATGGGGCCTCCGAAGGCTTCTAAACTACATTTCCACAGAATACTTGAACGTTAATAAAGTGCCTATCTACATAACTGGGAATGGGATGCCTACTGGGTACAGTGGGGACACTCTCAATGATATCAGCAGAATAGAGTACATGAGGAGTTACATCAATGAGGCCCTGAAAG CTATACAACTGGATGGCGTAAATGTTCAGCGGTTTACTGTCCAGTCACTCATGGATGGTTTTGAGGGTCCACAAGGCTACAGTGAACGGTTTGGACTCCACCATGTCAACTTTGATCTACCTGACAGACCCAGGACTCCAAAGCAGTCTGCCTTCTTTTACTCTGAAGTCATTGAGAAAAATGGTTTTGCTTCAAAGAAACAGTTCTTTCATGCACCAGATATGACAAATACGAAGTCAAATAAAGTTTCCCCAATGCCACCTTCCACAGTCCCATCACAAGCCAAGGATGTCTGGAGGAAATTCTCTAAACAAACCAATTTTGAGAGAAAGCTCTACCACTATGGTACCTTCCCTCAAGGATTCAGGTGGGCAGTGTCATCATCAGCTTACCAGATTGAAGGTGGCTGGAATGCAGATGGGAAGAACTCCAGCATCTGGGATACCTTCACCCAAGAACCTAGCAATATTCCTGGTAGTGCGAATGGAGATGTTGCCTGTGACAGTTACAACAGACTTGATGAAGACCTCTACATGCTGCGAGCTCTGAGGGTGAATTCGTACAGAttctctctgtcctggtccAGGATCTTTCCTGATGGTCGGCGTAGCTCCATGAACCAGAAAGGTGTTGACTACTACAATAGACTCATTGATGGTCTCTTAGCGTATAACATTACCCCCATGGTGACACTCTATCACTGGGACCTCCCTCAAGCTTTGCAGGACATTGGTGGATGGGACAATGTAGACatgattcatatttttaatGACTATTGTGACTTCTGCTTTGACAAGTTTGGAGACAGAGTAAAGTTTTGGATGACCTTCAACCAGCCTCAAACAATTGCATGGTCCGGATATGGACTTGGACAGATTCCACCAAATGTAACAAATCCAGGAATTGCACCATACAGAGTTGCACACAACCTGATAAAAGCTCATGCCAGAGCCTACCACACGTATGATGATAAGTATCGGACATCCCAAGGTGGACTAGTGTCCATTGCCCTCAATGCTGATTGGATAGAACCTAAAGATGTCACGGTTCCCAGAGAAGTGGTGGCTGCTGACCGCGCTCTGCAGTTCCAGCTGGGCTGGTTTGCACACCCTATTTTCAAGAATGGGGACTATCCCGATGCAATGAAATGGCAAGTTGGAAACAAAAGTGAACTCCAAGGTCTTTCAGAGTCAAGACTTCCTTCCTTtactgaagaagaaaagagctTCATCCGGGGAACTGCTGACATTTTCTGTGTAAATCACTATACTACAAAGATTGCACGCCACGCTACAAAGAGGCTCACACCTCATTCTTATGACTTTGACAAGGATTTGACAGAAGCAGAGGAAAGTGATTCACCAACCACAGCCATCAGTAACCAGAGAGCTGTAGCATGGGGCTTGAGGAGACTCCTCAACTGGATCAAAGAGGAGTACGGAGATCCAGAGATCTACATTACGGAGAATGGAGTAGCTACGGAATCAAAGACAGCTTGGGATGACTCTGCTAGAGTATTTTATTTCAAGACCTATGTTGATGAGGCTCTTAAAG CCCATGACCTAGATGGTGTGAAGGTGAAAGGATATGTAGCAGCATCTCTCATGGATTCTTTTGAGTGGCTTAACGGGTACACAATTGGATTTGGTTTACACCACGTGGACTTCACCAACCCAAACCGGCCAAGGACACCCAAGTACTCCGCTCATTTCTTCTACCAGGTGGTGAAGGACAATGGTTTCCCTAAACCAGATGATGATAAGATGCTTTATGGACATTTCCGCAAGGATTTCATTTGGAGCACTGCAACAGCATCATACCAG ATTGAAGGGGGGTGGAGAGCAGATGGAAAAGGCCTCAGCATTTGGGACAAGTTTGCTCACACTCCTCTCCGAGTGTCTAATGACGACAATGGGGACGTAGCATGCGACAGTTACAATAAAGTAGAAGAGGATGTTGCTATATTGAGGCAACTTAAAGTGACCCATTATCGGTTCTCCATATCGTGGCCAAGGGTGCTTCCTGATGGCACCACCAAGCACATCAATGAGGCTGGACTCAACTACTACCATAGACTGGTGGATGCACTGCTTGCTGCAAACATCCAACCTCAT ATCACTCTCTTCCACTGGGATCTTCCACAAGCACTGCAGGATATTAAGGGCTGGGAGAATGAAACTATTATCGACAGGTTCAGAGACTATGCAGACCTCATCTTTAGCCGTCTTGGTCACAAAGTGAAATTTTGGATCACTATTAATGAGCCGTACAATGTCGCCAACATAGGCCACGGCTATGGAGCAGCTGCCCCAG GGATCAGTTTCCGACCAGGCACTTTGCCCTATATTGTGGGTCACAACCTGCTTAAAGCTCATGCTGAAGCCTGGCACCTCTACAATGACACGTACCGAGCCAAACAGAACGGAATTATCTCTATCACTATAAACTCTGACTGGTCGGAACCCAGGAATCCCTACAAGCAGGAGGACATTGATGCTGCTAAACGTGTGGTGCAG TTTTACATTGGCTGGTTTGCCCATCCTGTATTTAATGGAGACTACAGCAACATGATGAAGACGATCATTCGAGATCGAAGCTTAGCAGCTGGTCTGCCAAAATCACG GCTCCCTGAGTTCTCTCCTGAGGAGATTAAGAGAATCAAGGGTACCTATGATTATTTCGGGTTCAACCATTACACCACTGTGCTGGCGTTCCCTGTGGATTACGGGAAACTTCAGCATTATGACGCTGACAG GGGAGCAGGGACAATCGCTGATCGCACCTGGCTGGATTCAGGCTCATCGTGGCTGAAGGTGTCACCGTTTGGATTTAGGAGGATTTTAAACTTTATAAAGGAGGAGTATGGGAACCCACCTATCATCATCACTGAGAATGGCATGTCAGAGCGAGGGCCTATTGACCTGAATGATAATTACAGGAGCTACTACTATGAACAATACATCAACCAGGCGCTGAAAG CCAACTTGCTGGATGGTGTTGATATCCGGGGTTACACAGCTTGGTCGCTGATGGACAACCTAGAATGGGCAACTGGCTTTTCAGAGAGATTTGGCCTTTTCTACGTCAATCGATCAGACCCTGAGCTTTCTCGTGTGGCCAAGTCCTCTGTCGCCGCCTATTCCACCATCATCAACTGCAACGGATTCCCTGACCCGGCCTCAGGGCCCCATGAGTGTTTGAGCCCCGTGCCTGAAG GGACGAGTGCTCCGATCACTGATGACAGAGTGAAATTCCTGGGCATGAATCTTTCTACCGGTGACGCTGAGACTGGACTCAACACCACATTCGCTCTCCTGGTTGTTGCCGTGTTGGGAGCTATTGGTTCATCTGTTTGCTTCTTTAGGGCAAGAAATCGCTCCAAGAAAGGACTGTAA